One Haladaptatus paucihalophilus DX253 genomic window, TTGGTGGAGCCGAACAGCTCGTACGGCCCGCTCCGCGTCGCCGATCCGTTCCCGCGAGCCGACGTGACGAGCGTATATTCTTCGGAATCGGGCTCGGGGGCCATCGAAACTTCGTCGGCGATATCGTTCGCCGTCGCGTCGTCCATATCCAGAACGACGGGTGGATGGCCACATCCGGCGACGAAGACGGAGAGAAGGGCGGCTCCGTTTGCGAGGAACTGGCGGCGTCTCATACATTATCTGATAAGTAGCGTCATGAATACTTTCTGATTCACATCACGATTCCCTCGAAACGCCGGGTCAGTTCGGTGGCCGAAACGGAATCTCGGATTTCCGCCGCTCAGCGGTCGCTTCGTGCGGGCCGCTGGAGGTGTTGCTCGACGCGTTCTACCTTTTCGTCTACATCGAGCGTCTCCTCTCGGAAGTGGTCTATCTTCAACGTCGTCAGCGTCCGTGACGCATCGACGGCCTCCGTCGCCGCCTGGGCCGCGGCGAACACCTCCGACAGTTCGTCGGCCTGAATCGTCGTTTCCATCGGGTGCGTCTCGTACCGAACGTCGAAGTCGTCCAGCGCGTCGATGGCCTTCGCGATTTCCGCGTCGAAATCCGCGGTCGCGTCGTCGAGCGGCGCGACGGTGAGCATTGCCGTGACGGTCATAGTTCGACGTTCGAATCCCCGGGTAATATAATCGAGTGATGGTCGAATCGGACTGGTCCACTGTGATACCCGATTCGCCGTCGATTTCACGGACCGAAACGCTCGAGTGAGAAGCGACAGGGATACACCGTCTGAACCACTGGTGTATGTAGAGATGCTTCGGGAGTTCCTTCGTGACCTCCGGCGCGGCACACTGCTCCCACAGTTACGACGCTTCGTAATCGTCGGAAGCGTCGCCGCGGGCGTGCAGATGGTCCTCCTCTGGATGTTCGTCGATAGAGCCGGTCTCAATTACCTGTTTGGCGCGTCGATAGCCATCGAGATCACGATTCTATTTCAGTATACGCTCAACAACGCGTGGACGTTCCACGCGTCCCGAAACTCCACGACCAGCGACTACCTCACTGGATTGTTCAAAACGAACGTCGTCCGTGGATCGGCCATCCCGATTCAACTCGGCATCCTCTACGTCCTCGTGAACACGGGGGATATTCTGTATCTCATCGCCAACGCCTTTGCCATCGCTATCAGCGGCGTCTATCGGTACGTTCTCGATGCCCGTTGGACGTGGGGGTGAACGCGGAGGAAACGAGCGCCGCATTCGACGATTCGAGACCGATTCAGACCGAGCGCGGACCGGTGTGACCCAACAGCCAGCTCGCGTCACGAGAGTGAGTGTGGACGAGGGTGCGAGTGAAACGGACGACGGGACCGGGGTCGAATCACTCTCTCACAAGACAGTTGACACGTGTTACCATCTTTCGCATGTGGGTTACTACAATTAGTTTTTGTGCTACCGTAACGAGTTTTAACCTCCCGTCTAATGATTCAGATGCACTCTCACAACCA contains:
- a CDS encoding thiamine-binding protein, coding for MTVTAMLTVAPLDDATADFDAEIAKAIDALDDFDVRYETHPMETTIQADELSEVFAAAQAATEAVDASRTLTTLKIDHFREETLDVDEKVERVEQHLQRPARSDR
- a CDS encoding GtrA family protein; the protein is MLREFLRDLRRGTLLPQLRRFVIVGSVAAGVQMVLLWMFVDRAGLNYLFGASIAIEITILFQYTLNNAWTFHASRNSTTSDYLTGLFKTNVVRGSAIPIQLGILYVLVNTGDILYLIANAFAIAISGVYRYVLDARWTWG